Within the Vibrio sp. DW001 genome, the region TGTTCTGTAGTTAATTCAATTCTATGAAACTGACAACTATAATCGAGGGCATTGGCGGTACAAACGGCAAAATTCTGGTAACTTTGCATCAAACCTCGTCTGAATGAATATTCAAGTTGCTTGTTTCTCCATGTATGAGAAAAAGCATCTGCTTTGTTCCCCATAAACTTCTCTAAGATTGATGTAATCCCATGAGTATCAATAAGTGTTCCATACACATCGAACGCAAGTGTCGTCGGCATTGAGTTCTCCTTTTTGAGATCATAATATCTCGAATTTTATTTAACTTTCCAAGTAGACGCGACTAAATGTAACTTAACATGTAAGAGAAAAGTACGACTTTATCGATTTGACTCACCTGAAATCAAGAGTAATTACAATCTCGACAATTTTTGTTACCGTTAACCAACATCTTAAAAGGAATTGATCTATGGCTTCTTCAGTAAAACTCTATTATGTGTATGACCCCATGTGTTCTTGGTGCTGGGGATATAAACCCACGTGGACGGAAATCGAGAAACAGCTTTCCGAACATCTAGAGATCGTTTACGTAGTTGGAGGGTTAGCACCAGATTCCGACATACCAATGCCAGAAGAAATGCAGCAACAAGTGGCTTCGTACTGGAAAAAAATCGAAGACTACTTAGGTACCGAATTTAATCATCAGTTTTGGAAAAATAATACCCCTCGTCGCTCAACCTACCCAGCTTGCCGAGCCACCTTAGCCGCGCGAAAACAAGGTGCTGAAAAAGCGATGTTAAGTG harbors:
- a CDS encoding DsbA family protein codes for the protein MASSVKLYYVYDPMCSWCWGYKPTWTEIEKQLSEHLEIVYVVGGLAPDSDIPMPEEMQQQVASYWKKIEDYLGTEFNHQFWKNNTPRRSTYPACRATLAARKQGAEKAMLSAIQSAYYLETRNPSDNDTLISLSVEIGLDSKKFTDDLLSDGLNQELVAEIAFARSIGGNSFPSLFVRSNDNIIELPIDYQRSEETISQIMKACNTD